In the genome of Haloplanus salinus, the window GCCAGCAATCGGGAGGAGAATCGATGCCGGATCCGTGAATCCGGTCCGACCGTTCACGACGACCACGTCCGCATCGGCGTGGGCCGCAATCCGTTCGGTGATGCCCACGCGGAGGCGACGCTCACGGCTGCTCCCGGGCACGACGAGGGTATCCACGTTTCGCGTTCTGACTGCTTGGAGGACGCCGGTCACGACACCGCGGGTGTAGACACAATCCCCGTTCACTCGTGGAAGCGACTCGGTGGTCTGATCGAACACCCACTCCAGAAGGTTGGCTTCGTCGCCGTCGGATATCTCGTGATGATATTCGTTAGGTGTCCCCGAGAGAGTACTAACCGGATTGATGACCGTCAGCGAGGCGTCCGTCGCGCGTGCGAGCGTCGTTGCGACTTTCAACTGATCGGTCAGCGCAGGAACCGCTCGGGTGAGGAGTGGAACGAGAATCTGATTGCCATCGAATCGCCCTACCACGTGGGATGTCGCATCGGGCGCCTCACCGTCGGTTGCGAGTAATTCACCCAGCGACGGTGAATGCATACTCCGTACATCAGAGTGGACTTACAAAAATCAGCGGGTCCGTTCATCGACGGGTCGGGGAGCAGGTCCTCACGTTCCGTCCCGCGCCTGACGGTCCGGGCGAGACCGTCGCTCGGGACGACGAGACTGGGACGTACTGGACACTCTCGGGGGAGGCCGTCGCTGGGGAGCTCGCGGGGCGGACGCTCGACCGACATCCCCACTGGGACGACCTCTTCTGGTTCAGCTGGGCGGCGTTCAGACCGGATACCCGCGTGTTCACGTCGGAGGCGACATCGAGCGCGTGATACGGTTACGAAGATTCGTATGAGACGGCCAAATCCGAGCGTGTAGCTCCAATGCACAGCCGATACGGGGTTAAGAGTGTTCCCGTCGTCGCTGATACTAATGGCTGGTCAGACTACCGTCCCGTCGTCGCCGGACGGATCATCGTTACGAGCACTCCCGCCGAGCGCGAAACTGGTCGCCAAGACTCTGGAGTACGAGGGCCGTCTCACACAGGCGGAACTCGTCGAATCGACGCGACTTCCGGACCGAACAGTTCGGTACGCACTGCGGAAACTCGAAGACGAGGACGTGGTGACCTCCCGAATCTCGTTCGCCGACGCCCGACAGCGCGTCTACTCGCTCACGACTGCCGAGTCGTAGGGGGGCGAGAGGAAGGGACGGGGCGGGGCGGGGACCAACCTGTCCACTGCGCACGATCAGTGATCGTGCCCGCCGCGGGTGAACTGCCCGGAGAACGCCCGCTGGACGACTTCGGGGAGGGCCGGGTGGATATGAATGCTCTCGCGGATGTCCTGCACGGTTCCGGAGCCAGCCGTCATCGCGCCGACGACTTCCTGCACGAGCGTTGAGGCGTCGGGGCCGATGATGTGGCAACCGAGTATTTCGCCGTCGAGGTCGATGAGCACCTTCACGAAGCCTTCGGCTTTCATCGCGTCGCCGCGGGCGGTCTCCTCGTATCGGTAGGTGTTGGTCGCGTAGTCCCGTCCCTCGGCTCGCAGGTCGCTCTCGCTGGCGCCGACGCCCGCCACTTCGGGCGACGCGAAGACGGCGAAGGGCATCGCGCTGTAATCGACCGCTTCGAGGTCGCTCCCGAAGATGTTTCGTGCGACGGTCCGTGCTTCGTGGTTGGCGTTGTGTTTCAGCAGGTACTCGCCGACGATGTCGCCCAGTGCCCAGACGCCGTCGGCGGCCGTCCGCAGGTACTCGTCGGTTTCGACGAACCCCTGCTCGTCGGTTTCGACCCCCGTGGCATCGAGGTTCAGGGTGTCGGCGTTCGACACGCGTCCGGCGGCGATCAGTAACTCGTCACCGGTCACGGTGACGCTCGTGTCGTCGTCGACGATGCCCCCATCGTCTCCGTATTCGTACGGCCGTGCCTCGACGGACACGGTACCGTCACTCTCGGAGACTGCGGTCGCGGTGTGCCCGGTGTGGACGGTGAATCGGTCGGCGTACCGTTCGGTGAAGGATTCGGCGACTTCGTCGTCGGCCTCCGGAAGCAGGTTCGGTCGGCGGCCGATGATCGTCACGTCGCTTCCGAACGTCCCGAAGAAATGACCGAGTTCGGCCGCGATGTAGCCACCGCCGACGATCACGAGATGGTCCGGGGGCGTTTCGAGTTGGAGCGCCTCCGTGCTCGTCAAATACTCAACGTCGTCGATGCCGCCGATAGACGGAATCGCCGGCCGTGATCCCGCCGCAATGAGGATCGTCTCGGCCCGGAGTCGGGCCCCGTCGTCTTCGCCGTCGACGACTTCGACCGTGTGGTCGTCGACGAACCGTCCCTCTCCCTCGAACAGGCTGTGTTGGGACGACGAGCGGAGACCCTGACGGATGGACTCCGCGTCCGCCTCGACTTCCTCGTTCACTTCCCGGACGATGTCGGCGAACCCGATATCCTCGACGCGAGCGTCGATGTGAAACTCCCCGGCACGCTCGATCGTTTCGAGCACGTCCGCGTGATAGAGCAGTAACTTCGACGGGATACAGCCGCGATTGAGACAGGTGCCTCCCAGTGGCCCTTTCTCGATTACGGCGACGGATTGGCCCTGATTCGCCGCAACGTTGGCGACATCGAGCCCCGACCCGGAGCCGATCACCAGAAAGTCGAACTCGTCCATACCCCCGTTCACACGCCGTGAAATATGAACGTCCGGTTGCATCCCACCATTTCGTTGTGGTAACCTACTCACCAATTAGTTAGCTAATTGATTATTGTCTTGGCGTTCGTCAACGATGGTGGTGACAATTATGGCAACTGAGACCACAACGGCGTCGTCGGTATCGTCCGTGACGTCGGATCAATGGATCGCCGGGGCAGTCGGCGGGTTCGTCGGGAGTATCCTCTTCGGACTGATGATGATGTTCGTCATGCCGGCCCCGCTGCTGGAGGTGGTAATCCCGGCCATGTACGGTATCGAAGGCCCGGCGTTGCTCGCAGGCTGGGCGATTCACCAGTTCCACGGTGTCGTCCTCGGTCTCGTGTACGTCGCGCTCGTTCAGTTCGGACCGCTACGCGAACCTGCCCGTGAGTTCACCGGAGCGATCGGTCTGGGCGTCGTCTACGGCATCCTGACGACGCTCGTGCTCGCGGCACTCGTGATGCCGCTGTGGCTCGCGGCCGTCGGCTTCCCCGCCGCGCCCCCGTTCCCGAACGTCGCGTTCCCGGCGACGGTCGTCTCGACTATCGGCCATATCGTCTACGCGATTCCCCTCACCGTCGCGTACGCGATGTCGACGTAATGTGGTTCTATAGTAGATTTGTAAGTTTTTGCACGCCGAGCGCAGGACTGCGTGCGCTCGGGCGTGCAAACAGTTCCAAAGGCTACTATTCCC includes:
- a CDS encoding universal stress protein, coding for MVGRFDGNQILVPLLTRAVPALTDQLKVATTLARATDASLTVINPVSTLSGTPNEYHHEISDGDEANLLEWVFDQTTESLPRVNGDCVYTRGVVTGVLQAVRTRNVDTLVVPGSSRERRLRVGITERIAAHADADVVVVNGRTGFTDPASILLPIAGGPHSGLAADVAASIATGADAWIDILHVIDDDAPDQRRNEAEELVDNVHRRIGRPDTTTKWVLETTDTLAAITDQSRCYDLTIIGAPTKGRLRKFMFGSTNQSVRKHAGSVVLSVRNNSRR
- a CDS encoding DUF3179 domain-containing (seleno)protein, which translates into the protein MSHRAPHRRLRVIHPATVNAYSVHQSGLTKISGSVHRRVGEQVLTFRPAPDGPGETVARDDETGTYWTLSGEAVAGELAGRTLDRHPHWDDLFWFSWAAFRPDTRVFTSEATSSA
- a CDS encoding helix-turn-helix domain-containing protein, translated to MAGQTTVPSSPDGSSLRALPPSAKLVAKTLEYEGRLTQAELVESTRLPDRTVRYALRKLEDEDVVTSRISFADARQRVYSLTTAES
- a CDS encoding dihydrolipoyl dehydrogenase → MDEFDFLVIGSGSGLDVANVAANQGQSVAVIEKGPLGGTCLNRGCIPSKLLLYHADVLETIERAGEFHIDARVEDIGFADIVREVNEEVEADAESIRQGLRSSSQHSLFEGEGRFVDDHTVEVVDGEDDGARLRAETILIAAGSRPAIPSIGGIDDVEYLTSTEALQLETPPDHLVIVGGGYIAAELGHFFGTFGSDVTIIGRRPNLLPEADDEVAESFTERYADRFTVHTGHTATAVSESDGTVSVEARPYEYGDDGGIVDDDTSVTVTGDELLIAAGRVSNADTLNLDATGVETDEQGFVETDEYLRTAADGVWALGDIVGEYLLKHNANHEARTVARNIFGSDLEAVDYSAMPFAVFASPEVAGVGASESDLRAEGRDYATNTYRYEETARGDAMKAEGFVKVLIDLDGEILGCHIIGPDASTLVQEVVGAMTAGSGTVQDIRESIHIHPALPEVVQRAFSGQFTRGGHDH